In Candidatus Nitronauta litoralis, one DNA window encodes the following:
- the hemE gene encoding uroporphyrinogen decarboxylase, whose amino-acid sequence MAENGDFRFIKACRGEAVDHTPIWFMRQAGRYMKVYRDLKEKYTFLELCHNPELACEVTLQPLDVLGVDAAIIFADILLPLEPMGTGLEFNVGDGPSIPRPVRTHKDVENLKPVDAVGQLGFVGDAIRMVLSEIGSSLPLIGFCGAPFTLCSYMIEGGKSKEYTITKRMMYEAPETWELLMDKVCQVLIDYLKMQIAAGAKAVQVFDSWVGCMSPHDYRKYILPYTRRVIAGAQETGVPVINFSTGTSSILPLVKETGGDVFSFDWRIDLDKAWETLGFDTPIQGNLDPNILFAPIPFIKERVLEIMRQAGGRPGHIFNLGHGILQHTPVDHVKAVVEMVHEYKHE is encoded by the coding sequence ATGGCCGAAAACGGCGATTTTCGATTTATCAAGGCCTGTCGTGGTGAGGCGGTAGATCACACCCCGATTTGGTTTATGCGGCAGGCTGGCCGCTACATGAAGGTTTACCGCGACCTGAAGGAGAAATACACCTTCCTCGAGTTGTGCCACAATCCGGAACTGGCGTGCGAGGTCACCCTGCAGCCACTGGATGTTCTCGGTGTGGATGCCGCCATTATTTTTGCAGACATTCTCCTTCCCCTGGAGCCGATGGGCACCGGGCTTGAATTCAATGTCGGTGACGGCCCCAGTATTCCCCGTCCTGTACGCACCCATAAGGATGTCGAGAACCTCAAGCCGGTTGATGCTGTGGGTCAACTGGGGTTTGTTGGCGATGCGATCCGGATGGTGTTGTCAGAGATCGGATCCAGTCTTCCGTTGATCGGTTTCTGCGGCGCTCCGTTCACTCTGTGCAGCTATATGATCGAGGGCGGCAAGTCCAAGGAATACACCATCACCAAACGCATGATGTATGAAGCTCCAGAAACCTGGGAATTGTTGATGGATAAGGTTTGCCAGGTGTTGATTGATTACCTCAAGATGCAGATTGCTGCGGGCGCAAAAGCCGTGCAGGTGTTCGACTCCTGGGTGGGTTGTATGAGTCCGCACGATTATCGCAAGTATATTCTTCCATATACAAGGCGTGTGATTGCGGGCGCGCAGGAAACCGGAGTGCCCGTGATCAACTTCAGTACCGGTACCTCATCCATTTTGCCTCTGGTGAAAGAAACCGGCGGCGATGTATTCAGTTTTGACTGGCGCATTGACCTGGACAAAGCCTGGGAAACTTTGGGGTTCGATACTCCTATTCAGGGAAACCTCGATCCCAATATTTTATTCGCCCCGATTCCGTTTATAAAAGAGCGCGTACTTGAAATCATGCGACAGGCGGGTGGGCGGCCCGGTCATATATTCAATCTCGGACACGGCATCCTGCAACACACGCCTGTCGACCACGTGAAGGCCGTGGTCGAAATGGTGCACGAGTATAAACATGAGTGA
- the thiC gene encoding phosphomethylpyrimidine synthase ThiC, protein MPNRPSPTFGDNKVKITTDPISPNSTKIYENGIIHKDLRVPFREVSQAPTQVTEKNGEVRMEVNEPVRIYDTSGPYTDPNVTIDVRKGLEPIRQPWILGRGDVETYAGRAVKPEDNGYRNHDQMGSLERFDRSEKLIYRAKPGGNVSQMHYAKKGMITPEMEYIAIRETQKRISLFEDAEREARLKGNSFGAHLPEVITPEFVRDEVARGRAIIPANINHPETEPMIIGRNFLVKINANIGNSAISSSIEEEVEKMVWAIRWGSDTVMDLSTGKNIHETREWIIRNSPVPIGTVPIYQALEKVDGKPEELTWEIFRDTIIEQCEQGVDYFTVHAGVLLRYVPHTAKRVTGIVSRGGSIMAKWCLAHHQENFLYTNFEELCEILKAYDVSFSLGDGLRPGSSADANDAAQFGELETLGELTKKAWKHEVQTMIEGPGHVPMHLIKENMEKQLKECDEAPFYTLGPLTTDIAPGYDHFTSGIGAAMIGWYGCAMLCYVTPKEHLGLPDREDVKQGVITYKISAHAADVAKGHPGARVRDDALSKARYEFRWEDQFNLSLDPETALKFHDQTLPAEGHKQAHFCSMCGPQFCSMKITQDVRDYAAEHGMEDLDAIKAGMDEMSDTFKAKGLEIDHTT, encoded by the coding sequence ATGCCCAATCGGCCTTCACCAACTTTTGGCGATAATAAAGTAAAAATCACGACCGATCCAATTTCACCCAACTCGACCAAGATTTACGAGAATGGAATAATCCATAAAGATTTGCGGGTTCCTTTTCGTGAGGTGTCCCAGGCGCCAACCCAGGTGACCGAAAAAAATGGTGAAGTCCGGATGGAAGTGAATGAGCCGGTTCGCATTTATGACACTTCAGGACCCTACACTGATCCGAATGTGACGATTGATGTGCGCAAGGGACTTGAACCCATTCGCCAGCCCTGGATTCTGGGACGCGGAGATGTGGAAACCTATGCCGGTCGTGCTGTCAAGCCAGAGGATAATGGATACCGAAACCATGATCAGATGGGAAGCCTGGAACGTTTCGACCGGTCCGAAAAGCTGATCTACCGGGCGAAACCGGGCGGGAATGTTTCTCAGATGCATTATGCAAAAAAGGGCATGATCACTCCGGAAATGGAATACATCGCGATTCGTGAAACGCAGAAGCGGATATCCCTTTTCGAAGATGCGGAACGCGAAGCCCGGTTGAAAGGCAACAGCTTCGGAGCACACCTTCCGGAAGTCATCACACCGGAATTTGTACGCGACGAAGTTGCTCGCGGTCGGGCCATAATCCCGGCCAACATCAATCATCCCGAAACCGAGCCGATGATTATCGGGCGCAACTTCCTGGTCAAGATCAACGCCAACATTGGCAACTCAGCGATTTCTTCAAGCATTGAAGAAGAAGTCGAAAAAATGGTCTGGGCCATCCGTTGGGGTTCCGACACGGTTATGGACTTGTCGACCGGAAAAAACATACACGAAACCCGTGAATGGATTATTCGTAATTCTCCGGTCCCCATCGGAACCGTTCCAATTTACCAGGCACTGGAGAAGGTTGATGGCAAACCGGAGGAACTGACCTGGGAAATTTTCCGCGACACGATCATTGAACAGTGTGAACAGGGTGTTGACTATTTCACCGTTCATGCCGGCGTTCTTCTGCGTTATGTTCCGCATACCGCCAAGCGGGTCACGGGTATTGTTTCGCGTGGTGGATCCATCATGGCCAAATGGTGCCTGGCCCACCATCAGGAAAATTTTCTTTACACCAACTTTGAGGAACTTTGCGAAATTTTAAAAGCCTATGATGTCAGTTTCTCGCTTGGTGATGGACTTCGTCCCGGTTCTTCTGCCGATGCTAACGACGCAGCCCAGTTCGGTGAGCTGGAAACTCTCGGTGAATTGACCAAGAAAGCGTGGAAACACGAAGTGCAGACCATGATTGAAGGTCCGGGTCATGTGCCGATGCACCTCATTAAAGAGAATATGGAAAAGCAGCTGAAGGAATGCGACGAAGCTCCCTTCTATACACTGGGACCACTGACCACGGATATCGCGCCGGGCTACGATCATTTCACCAGCGGTATCGGGGCCGCCATGATCGGCTGGTACGGTTGCGCCATGCTGTGTTACGTCACTCCAAAGGAGCATCTGGGTTTGCCTGATCGTGAAGACGTGAAGCAGGGGGTTATCACCTACAAGATTTCTGCTCACGCGGCGGACGTGGCCAAGGGGCATCCGGGCGCACGGGTGCGCGATGATGCTTTGTCGAAAGCACGTTATGAATTCCGCTGGGAAGACCAGTTCAACCTGTCACTCGATCCTGAGACCGCGCTCAAGTTTCACGATCAGACGCTTCCAGCTGAGGGACACAAGCAGGCGCATTTTTGTTCAATGTGTGGCCCGCAGTTCTGCTCAATGAAAATCACACAGGATGTTCGTGATTACGCGGCAGAGCATGGTATGGAAGACCTCGACGCGATCAAGGCGGGGATGGACGAAATGTCCGATACCTTCAAAGCCAAGGGCCTCGAAATCGACCACACCACTTGA
- the thiE gene encoding thiamine phosphate synthase, giving the protein MGDNQMSTRLIRGSAEVQSDWLKMLLISDTSLFPDEKVLEAFEQALEGGVRDIQLREKNLSLDKLFSLALVLRQMTERYEARLIINDRLDIALMVDADGVHLPEAGLPANEVKARYPHLLVGVSCHSLESAKQAQKNGADYITFSPVFDTPSKQQYGPPQGLEKLKEVSQTVSIPVLALGGIDLNNLPDVQRNGAHGIALIRGIWASDTIKKKTQKFMEAFKGEPL; this is encoded by the coding sequence ATGGGTGACAATCAAATGAGCACCCGCTTGATTAGAGGATCAGCCGAGGTGCAATCCGACTGGCTGAAGATGTTGCTCATTTCGGACACCAGCCTGTTTCCAGATGAAAAAGTTCTGGAAGCGTTTGAGCAGGCTTTGGAAGGGGGTGTCCGGGACATCCAGTTGCGGGAGAAAAACCTTTCCCTCGACAAACTGTTTTCGCTGGCACTCGTTTTAAGACAGATGACTGAGCGTTACGAAGCACGGCTCATCATTAATGATCGGCTCGACATTGCATTGATGGTGGATGCGGATGGGGTGCACCTTCCGGAAGCGGGGCTTCCCGCAAATGAAGTGAAGGCGCGGTATCCCCATTTGCTGGTAGGGGTTTCCTGTCATTCGTTGGAGTCAGCAAAACAGGCGCAGAAAAACGGCGCGGACTACATCACGTTCAGTCCGGTTTTTGACACGCCGTCCAAACAGCAGTATGGCCCACCCCAGGGCCTTGAAAAACTGAAAGAAGTTTCCCAGACGGTGTCGATTCCCGTTCTGGCCCTTGGTGGTATTGACTTAAACAATCTGCCTGATGTGCAGCGGAACGGAGCGCATGGGATTGCTCTCATTCGCGGCATCTGGGCAAGTGACACGATAAAAAAGAAGACACAAAAATTCATGGAAGCGTTCAAAGGAGAACCATTATGA
- the hemH gene encoding ferrochelatase, whose amino-acid sequence MSETKITNTAVILLGHGAPEDVKHIPEYLKNIRGGKVSSPEVVAEVTERYEIIGGSSPFRKLTQEQAEALEVFLNQGGDEFKVYYAMRVWKPFIKDVVKQAMDDGAERIIAICLAPQYSEWSTERYWRSFKEALKDVPGHIPIHFITSWAGDPSLIDAFEERYQAAVEEMKADGIEEFHTVFTVHSIPEGPRGKEDPYVHDYNRTMDGLIERVNPSPWYQAFQSQGMIPVPWLEPSVEQIIDEIAEAGGKSVLIVPVGFVCDHVEILYDIDIAFKQYAEDKGLKLYRTESLNSSPGLIEALGAAVWERLI is encoded by the coding sequence ATGAGTGAAACTAAAATAACGAACACGGCCGTTATCCTGCTGGGTCATGGCGCACCGGAGGATGTAAAACATATTCCGGAATATCTCAAAAACATCCGCGGCGGCAAGGTGTCGTCTCCGGAAGTGGTTGCGGAGGTGACCGAACGTTACGAGATCATCGGTGGCTCTTCTCCTTTTCGCAAATTGACCCAGGAGCAGGCCGAGGCCCTGGAAGTGTTTCTCAATCAGGGCGGTGATGAGTTCAAGGTTTACTATGCCATGCGCGTGTGGAAGCCGTTTATCAAGGACGTGGTCAAGCAGGCCATGGATGACGGTGCCGAGCGTATCATTGCGATCTGTCTGGCTCCTCAATACAGTGAATGGAGTACCGAACGCTATTGGCGTTCATTTAAAGAAGCGTTGAAAGATGTCCCTGGCCATATCCCGATTCATTTCATCACCAGTTGGGCCGGAGACCCCAGCCTGATCGATGCATTTGAAGAACGTTACCAGGCAGCAGTCGAGGAAATGAAAGCGGATGGTATCGAGGAATTCCACACGGTGTTTACGGTTCATTCTATTCCTGAAGGTCCACGTGGCAAGGAAGATCCCTATGTTCATGACTACAACCGGACCATGGACGGGTTGATTGAAAGAGTGAATCCCAGTCCGTGGTATCAGGCCTTCCAGAGTCAGGGGATGATCCCCGTGCCCTGGCTGGAGCCATCAGTTGAACAGATAATCGATGAAATTGCTGAGGCCGGGGGCAAGTCCGTGCTGATCGTTCCGGTCGGGTTTGTTTGCGATCATGTGGAAATTCTCTACGACATCGATATCGCGTTTAAGCAATATGCAGAAGACAAAGGCCTCAAGTTGTACCGCACCGAATCGCTGAACAGTTCTCCAGGATTGATCGAAGCTCTTGGAGCGGCTGTCTGGGAGCGTCTGATTTAA